The window TTGTCGGGCGTGGAGCTGCACCAGTTCCTGATCTCGCTGTTCTTGCTGGGGCTGGGTTGGAACTTCCTGTTCACCGGCAGCACCACGCTGGCCATGAAGGCCTGGACCCCTGCCGAAAAAGACCGGGGCCAAGCGGCCATCAACTTCTTTGTGTTCGCCACCATGGCGCTGACCTCGTTCGCCTCAGGCGCTCTGGTCACCACACAGGGCTGGACTTGGCTCAACATCGGCTCGATCTTGCCCGTGGCCTTGACCGGCATGGCGCTGGTGTGGATGGTACTTAAACAGAGGGCTGAGCAGAAAAACGCGCCAGCAGCCAGCGCTTGAGCGCGGCGAACACCTGAGCGCGGTAGAGGTCGTTGAAGATCTCGTGGTACATGGCCTCAAAACACTGGGCCTGCACCACGTCCTGAGGTGCGGCGTTTGCCACGTCGGCTGTGGCCTGCGGGTTGACCAGCTTGTCTTGCCCCGCGTACAGCAACAAGGTGGGCACTTGCCACTTCGACGCATCGTGCAAGGTCTTCTCGCCGTTTTCCAAAATCCATGCGGCCAAACCCACTGAAATGCGACGGTGCACGAGCGCATCGGCCTTGTAGGCCTTCACCACATCGGGATCACGCGACACAAACTCGGTTTTGAGGCCGTTGTCCACGCGCAAGTGGGGCACCACGCGGGGCAAGGTCGCCAGCAGGATTTTCTGGAAAAAACTGGGGAAAGCACCCAAGGCAGGCGATGACAACACCGCAGCATCGACCGAGCGCAGCTGTTCGGCCAGCGTACGGGCCACCACCAAGCCACCCATGCTGTGGCCCAGCAAGATGAGGGGCAAGTCCTTCAGGGCCGGGCGCTGGCGTGTGTCGTCGATCACCCGGCACAAGTCGGCTTGCAAGCTGCCGGGGCGCAGCAGGTCACCGCGTGGTCCTTCGGACTGGCCGTGGCCTTGGTGGTCATAAGCCCGCACCGCAAAACCCCATTGGTACAAATGCGCCGCCACCTCGCCGTAGCGCCCGGCGTGTTCGCCCAGGCCGTGCACCAAGAGCACCGTGCCCAAAGGCCGACTGACAGGCAGGGCCCAGTCATAGACAGCAAGTTGACCCGCCTCACCCTGCAAAGCCGACAGGCTGGGGCGCGGCAGCGAGGGGCGCGTGATGAGGTTCATCAGGGCATGCGGGCCATGACTTCGGCCACGGCAGCGGTGAGTTTTTTGGCGTATGGCACATGCAAAAACTCGTTCGGCCCATGCGCGTTGCTCTTGGGTCCGAGCACGCCACAAACCATCATTTGCGCCTTCGGGAAACCGGCACTGAGCATGTTCATGAGCGGAATGGTGCCCCCTTGCCCGATGTAGCCCACGCCCGCGCCAAAGTGCGCTTGGCTCGAGCTGTTGAGGGCTTGTTCAAACCAAGGCAAGGTGTCGGGCGCGTTCCAGCCGGTGGCACCGCCACCCGATTCGAAAGTAACTTTGGCCTGGTAGGGCGCGTTGTCTTCGAGCAGGGCTTTCATCTCGGCCACGGCTTGCGCGGCATCCACCAGGGGGGGCAAGCGCAGGCTGAGTTTGAAGGCGGTGTAGGGGCGCAGCACATTGCCCGCGTCTTTCAGCGCCGGAAAACCTTCCGCCCCGGTCACGCTCAGTGTGGGTGTCCAGGTGCGGTTGAGCAGGGCTTGTGTCGGGTCGGTGGTGGTGGGCAAGGCAAAGGTGGTCGAGCCGCCGCAGTCGTAGTGCGCCCACGGGAACCGCTTGTACACCTCGTCGCCCAAGATGGCGGCGGTGGCCTGCGCTTGCGCCAATCGCTCGGCAGGCACTTCGCAATGGAAGCTGGCGGGCAGCAAGCGGCCGGTGGTGCTGTCTTCCAGGCGGTCGAGCACTTGGCGCATGATGCGAAAGCTTGACGGCACCAGACCCGAGGCATCGCCCGAGTGGATGCCCTCGGTGAGGATCTGAACCTTGAGCGTGCCGCTAGCCATGCCGCGCAGGCTGGTGGTCAGCCACAGCTGGTCGTAGTTGCCCGCGCCGCTGTCTAGGCAAATCACCAAGCCCACATCGCCCATGCGGGTGCGCAAGGCGTCCACATAAGGCAGCAGGTCATACGAACCAGATTCTTCGCAGGTCTCGATCAGGCCGACGATGCGCGGGTGCGGTGTTTTTTGGCTTTTGAGCGCCTGCACGGCGGCAATGCTGGCGTAGACCGCATAACCGTCGTCTGCGCCGCCTCGGCCATAGAGCTTGCCGTCTTCGTACACCGGGGTCCAGGGGCCGAGGTCGTTGCGCCAGCCGTTGAACTCCGGCTGCTTGTCCAGGTGGCCGTACATCAGCACTGTCTGGCCCGAGCCCTCGCTGGCCGCGCGGGTGGCGGCCACTTCAAAAAACATGATCGGCGTGCGACCGGGCAGCTGGATGATCTCGAGGGTGAGGCCTTCCACCTTTTGCGCCTCGACCCATTGCGCGGCACGGCGCAGCACCGATTCGATGTGGCCGTGTGCGGCCCAGTCGGCGTCAAACGCGGGCGACTTGGCCGGGATCTCGATGTAATTTTTCAGCTCGGGCACGATGGTGCTGTCCCAAGCTTGGGTCACGTCGTTCAGGGCGCGGGCGCTGTCGAGCAGGTGGCCGGGCATTTCGCGGTGCAGGGGGGCGTTCATGGTGGGGGCTCCTCGGGGCGGCACAAAAGAAAAACACTTTAGCGTGTTTGGAACAGGCTGACCACGTCGGGCATTCACAGAGGTGACGCCAAAGCGGCAGCACGGACGCAGGACCTCGGCACAATGTCCGGTCCACCACCCCCACGGAGCGCCCGATTGAATGTGACAACGCTGGCTCAGCCCACCACAGAACCCGCCCTGCGCGTGGGCGGGTTGGTGCTGGCTGCAGGCGCGGGCAGCCGCATGGGAAACCGCCCCAAATGCCTGTTGCAGTTGAACGGCATGAGCCTGCTGGAGCGGCAATTGCAGGCCTTGTCGCTGGCGGGTGTGCGGCCCGTGGGGGTGGTGCTCGGGCACCACGTCGAGCGCATCTTGCAAGAAGGGGTGTTGAGCCGTTGGGCTGCCCAACAGGTACGCAACCCGCGGCCCGATGACGGCCATGTCAGCTCCCTGCGCATCGGCTTGAAGGCCATGCCCGCTGAGCTGGACATGGTGGTGGTGGCGCTGGCCGACCAACCCTTGATCGATGTGCAGGCGGTGCAAGCGCTGCTGGCAGCCTTTGCGCAGCGCCCAGCTGGCACGCAGATGCTGCAACCGAGTGTGCAAGGCTTGCCCGGCAACCCGGTGGTGTTCTCTGGCGCAGTGATGGCGCAAATTTTGGCGGGCGACGAACACATGGGCGCACGCCAATGGCAACAGGCCCACCCCGAAGCCGTGTACCACTGGGAAACTCCCCATGGTCACTACCGCCTGGATGTGGACAATGAAACAGACTGCCAGGCGGTGGCGCAGTTGACAGGGCAAAGCCTGCACTGGCCGCACGATTTGGACCCCTAAAAAAAGAGACCCCCATGAACAGCATCGACATCGACGTGATCCGCACCGCGCTGGACTGGCAAAGCCGGGGCCACCGCGTGGTCATGGGCA is drawn from Limnohabitans sp. 63ED37-2 and contains these coding sequences:
- a CDS encoding nucleotidyltransferase family protein, which encodes MTTLAQPTTEPALRVGGLVLAAGAGSRMGNRPKCLLQLNGMSLLERQLQALSLAGVRPVGVVLGHHVERILQEGVLSRWAAQQVRNPRPDDGHVSSLRIGLKAMPAELDMVVVALADQPLIDVQAVQALLAAFAQRPAGTQMLQPSVQGLPGNPVVFSGAVMAQILAGDEHMGARQWQQAHPEAVYHWETPHGHYRLDVDNETDCQAVAQLTGQSLHWPHDLDP
- a CDS encoding M20 family metallopeptidase, translating into MNAPLHREMPGHLLDSARALNDVTQAWDSTIVPELKNYIEIPAKSPAFDADWAAHGHIESVLRRAAQWVEAQKVEGLTLEIIQLPGRTPIMFFEVAATRAASEGSGQTVLMYGHLDKQPEFNGWRNDLGPWTPVYEDGKLYGRGGADDGYAVYASIAAVQALKSQKTPHPRIVGLIETCEESGSYDLLPYVDALRTRMGDVGLVICLDSGAGNYDQLWLTTSLRGMASGTLKVQILTEGIHSGDASGLVPSSFRIMRQVLDRLEDSTTGRLLPASFHCEVPAERLAQAQATAAILGDEVYKRFPWAHYDCGGSTTFALPTTTDPTQALLNRTWTPTLSVTGAEGFPALKDAGNVLRPYTAFKLSLRLPPLVDAAQAVAEMKALLEDNAPYQAKVTFESGGGATGWNAPDTLPWFEQALNSSSQAHFGAGVGYIGQGGTIPLMNMLSAGFPKAQMMVCGVLGPKSNAHGPNEFLHVPYAKKLTAAVAEVMARMP
- a CDS encoding alpha/beta hydrolase; this translates as MNLITRPSLPRPSLSALQGEAGQLAVYDWALPVSRPLGTVLLVHGLGEHAGRYGEVAAHLYQWGFAVRAYDHQGHGQSEGPRGDLLRPGSLQADLCRVIDDTRQRPALKDLPLILLGHSMGGLVVARTLAEQLRSVDAAVLSSPALGAFPSFFQKILLATLPRVVPHLRVDNGLKTEFVSRDPDVVKAYKADALVHRRISVGLAAWILENGEKTLHDASKWQVPTLLLYAGQDKLVNPQATADVANAAPQDVVQAQCFEAMYHEIFNDLYRAQVFAALKRWLLARFSAQPSV